One region of Eretmochelys imbricata isolate rEreImb1 chromosome 2, rEreImb1.hap1, whole genome shotgun sequence genomic DNA includes:
- the LOC144260347 gene encoding uncharacterized protein LOC144260347, whose translation MSPRAGQSPIWSNGEVLDLISVWGEEAVQSQLRSSRRNYDIFRQISRAMLERGHDQDALQCRVKVKELRNANSHSGAAAATCHFYKELDAILGGDPTSMPSTTMNTSEASAARQEEQQSGSEGAPAEEDTPESLDACSQELFSSQEEGSQSRWPVLGEGQTAEEVPDATLRSQPSMLSTAERLQRIRKKPRRSKEDMLHEVIQHSTNENKNVQEWQESERRVRQQNADCQHQSTEWLISIMERQADSIQVLVAMQAEHYHARPPPPRSTCPKTVSLVPPCHFQTTFPNIQVLTATCCLQHLLLHHPARKNTTLTHCTQPPSPCSTATLKCSTHCTELQTGHTQISYCTVPHPILLPFVFPKQLCCVSFQ comes from the exons atgtcTCCACGTGCCGGGCAATCCCCaatatggagcaatggtgaggtgctggacctcatcagtgtttggggagaggaagctgtccagtcccagctgcgctccagccgcaGGAATTATGATAtcttcaggcagatatcaagggccatgctggaaaggggccatgaccaggacgcactgcagtgcagggttaaagtgaaggagctgcggaatgcaaacagccactccggtgctgccgcCGCGACCTgccatttttacaaagagctggacgcaatacttgggggcgaccccacctccatgccAAGTACCACCATGAACACCTCAGAGGCCAGTGcagcaaggcaggaggagcagcaaagcgggagcgagggtgctccggcggaggaagacaccccggaatccctagatgcatgcagccaggagctgttctcaagccaggaggaaggtagccagtcacggtggccagtgcttggggaaggacaaacagcagaggaggttcctg atgcaaccttgagatctcagccgtccatgttatcaacggccgagaggctgcaaagaataaGGAAGAagccacgtagaagcaaagaggacatgctgcatgaggTCATACAGCATTcaactaatgaaaataaaaacgtgcaggagtggcaggagagtgaaaggagggtccgccagcagaatgcggattgccagcaccaaagcacagagtggctgataagcatcatggagcgccaagcagactcgatccaggtgctcgtagccatgcaggcagagcactaccacgcccgcccccccccccctcgcagCACTTGTCCCAAAACTGTTTCCCTTGTGCCACCATGTCACTTCcaaaccactttccccaacatccaggttcttaccgccacctgctgcctccaacacctgttgcttcaccacccagcccggAAAaatacgacccttacccactgcactcaacccccatcaccatgcagtacagCCACCCTGAAATGCAGCACGCATTGCACAGaactccagacaggacatacgcaaatctctTACTGTACCGTTCCTCACCCCATCCtcttgccctttgtgtttcccaagcagttgtgttgtgtttcttttcaataa